In the Acropora muricata isolate sample 2 chromosome 1, ASM3666990v1, whole genome shotgun sequence genome, one interval contains:
- the LOC136926420 gene encoding N-lysine methyltransferase KMT5A-A-like, with the protein MEKQTRSSRRGNAGRPEDVALAYVNDNSDQPGLEERYISEYIGKGVFATREFQMGDFLLQYKGELISGEEGERREKRYSSDLGNFLYFFQWNEASYCIDATFSHGLGRRVNDLPAKKANCKMKKMVVSGEGGASEDMNKKWKNSTRSEVEMSWGGVSWSVCREKGSWEVTETVTDI; encoded by the exons atggaaaagcaaacaagatcTTCTAGG AGAGGAAACGCTGGACGTCCAGAAGATGTGGCTCTTGCCTACGTTAATGACAATAGTGACCAACCTGGCCTTGAGGAAAGGTATATCAGCGAGTACATTG GTAAAGGAGTATTTGCAACCAGGGAATTTCAGATGGGAGACTTTTTGTTACAATATAAAGGTGAACTCATATCAGGTGAAGAAGGAGAAAGGCGAGAAAAGCGGTACTCCTCAGATCTTGGAAACTTCCTCTATTTTTTTCAGTGGAATGAAGCTTCCTACTG TATTGATGCCACATTCTCACATGGCCTTGGGCGCCGGGTTAATGATCTGCCAGCAAAGAAAGCCAACTGTAAGATGAAGAAGATGGTTGTTTCTGGGGAAG ggggtgctagtgaggATATGAACAAGAAGTGGAAGAATTCTacaagaagcgaag tggagatgtcttgGGGTGGTGTAAGTTGGTCCGTGTGCAGGGAAAAGGGCAGCTGGGAAGTTACTGAGACCGTAACTGACATTTAA